ACAACCTCTTAAATATAACTGGTACATCACATGCAGGTCTTGCCAGCTGTGCGGGGTCCGCAAGATCCTTCCTATTTTGGGAAATTTCAGATACCCTGCAAAAGTAGGCAAGTACAGTATACTTGCATTGTGTTTAATAGCATCTGTACATTTAttgcatttaaagcgactctgtaatcacaatctgaccccccccccccctccaaaccgcttgtaccttcagatagctgctttttatccatgAACtggcctggggtctgttcggcaggtgatgcagttattgtcctgaaaaactacttttaaatttgcagccctgtgccaaactggtgtggcctagagtgtctgtgcattaggctggcacaacccctgtccttcctccccgtcctcctcatcattaggaatgccaagcCAGGTATTTTCGTATTCCTCacttgtcagaacactgcacaggtgtattaacgatccagcccatgtgccatgctcacacaggtgaggaataggagaccatctgcctggagcattcctaatgatgaagagggtggggaggagggacggagaggttgtgccagcctaatgcaccgTTACTCTAAGCCACgtccgtttgacacagggctgcaagtttaaaagctgtttttcaggacaataactgcatcacctgccgcatGGATCCCAGGActcatcttggattaaaagcaactatctgatgGAACAAACggtttgcgggggggggggggggggggggggtcagattgtgggtacagggtcactttaatctatatatttattttttgttagtcTAAAAGCCATTGACATCTTTCTAACTCTTTTTCTAATTTCTTATTACACAGATTTTCAACTGAACTCTCATCTATCAACACTGGCAAATATTCACAAGATATACCACACACTCAACCGGCTGGTGAGAACATAGTGTTTGCATGAACATATTGTGGAATAGTTGCATGTGGTTTGTTGTCTGGAAGCAGATTATGACAATGCCTGTATTTTTTGTATGCAGAAGTTATTACACTACTAGAGATTGTGGGAGTTGCATAAACAGTGACAATATGTGGCTGTCTGGTTATTATAAGCTTATAGGTCCCCGTATGAGTCACATTGCATAAAGCTCTATACTGCATTTTTCTTACTCTGATCTGATGGGAAAGCTGTAACATATTGCACTATATATTGAATTTTGTAATGTATGCCTTTCATTAGCTCTGTTAAGTGGTACTGACTTTTCTTTTTGATCTAGTGCAGATGAATATAATATGTTAGTAGATTAAACTCTTATAACCAATTTGCAGAATTTGACAGAAGACGTGGGTCAAGACGATCACCAGACAGGTAGACTTTTGACTTTCTATAATCTTTATTTCTCTATTTTCCTCTGTATagttaaatggtcactgttgatTTAAACAGCTTCCCTTCATGCAATGCCTATATGATTCcatatttgtaaatgacttcaatatcccagaaaaaaaaacctgaagtcTTGACTATTAGTTGTCTTCCTTCTCAGCAATTTACAGTTCACAGCATGTTAGGCTCAGCCCATCTCCAGTAAGGGAGATACAAAGCCAGAGCAGAGAAAGCATGAGTAGGGCTTAGCATGTGTTGTGTGCAGGAGCGAGAGAGTGCCTGGTATGTGCACTTGTATCTGTCCTTCAAAGGATCCACACTTTCTCTAAAAATCAAGGCTTTCTTTTATCTCAACACAGGCAGCAGTAGCAGCAGTTTATTTCAGTCTAACCCTTCCTTACTGTGATGCTGCTATTTTTCATTTCTACTCATAGCAGTgaatcagtaaccccttctcccttcaTATAGCATCTGTAAGTAGTGTACTGTAAATCAGTGCCATGCTGTGATAGGCCAGACAAGTAAGTGAAAGTAAATGTGTGTACTTCTGGCAGACAGCCCAGCCCTGGTCCTGTCCCCTGAAATGGGGATACTGCacaatagctgtgcaccatggaggggactcttGAGGCTCAATAACAGTAGTGACAGTACTAAAATCACTTGCTCACAACTCTAAGTTAATCTAAGACCATGCAGGTCTTAAACAAAAAATCTTATAAAAAAGTACACTTTTAAAGACTAGCTTTTACAAATTTTTATATAGTAATGTGACACACATATAATAATgctgggctctgttcacaccagtgTAGCACTTTCTGATGTCAATGAAGTTGTAATAGATAACAGAATGTGTCACATGAACCAGATGTAACCCACCCTAATGTGGACAGGGCCTATCTCTGCAATAACACTATATATTGTATGAGGATTATTATATAAAATCTGTTGCATGCATTGTCAGCAAAAATAACATAGCCATCTTGTGACTGGCTTGTTGGAGGAGGCTGAAAGCTTTCAAGCAATACGATTTTAGAGAGCAAATATTTGGCAGTGGAGACCTAGCATGATTTAGCTGTTATCTCTATCCTTGCTATAAATGTTGTTGTACTACGTCATGGTGACCAAAATGTTCTTTCCTTTCAGGGAGCCTGCGTTCCTGCAGTACCTCAGACTGCTTTACTAAAACCATGCCCCCACGGAAAAAGAGGAGACCTGCTGCTGGCGATGACCTGTTGGCTAAAAAAAGTAGACACGATGGGTAGGAGATCAACAGCCATAATGTGTATAGGAATATTTCATGCACTAACTGTTTAGTAAGGTCTGAACAAGTGGAGTCCAACATTTCCATGATCTCTGTCCTATCAATAACTATTTCTGCTTAACCAATCTTTTTCCTTTTAAGTGGGTAACTAACTGCCTGCACcccaaggccatgttcagacgctgtaagacagtggccgttctgtgaaacggctgtgtcacggaacggccgccgTCTGTGAAGTTCACTGAATGATCATCACTTTGTTTGAATTGGATTACGGTCACATTCGGTTGTGCCCGCGTTGCAATTAACCATAGTAGACAATGCAGAGtatggccggagctgcacttgaCATTGTCCGCACAGTCAATTTAGTGTGGccaatattcaatgaatagcagcagcacaaaattgacttgtcagttttctgtgcagctgcATGAAATCCCATGGGATTCCATAGGAAACAATGTGAATTCGCCTTTTTTAATAAATAGAGGCCAGTGTCACAATCTgctacaacagccgttatttatcAAAActttacagtgtgtgtgaactAGGCCTTAAACTAGCAGTAGACTGAATTATAATggcagcctatggaacttccgggcTCAGGACCTGGGACCCCACCAATGCAAGCGTCTAatgtgtcactatgacatgtcagaagtttgtttgaaTGAGaggtatgcttaaaggggttgtccggcgataaaaaattattcacagaataacacacattacaaagttatacaactttgtaatgtatgttatgtctgtgaatggcccccttccccgtgtcccaccaccccccacccgtgtacccggaagtgtggtgcgctatacatacctgtcacgtgccgaccatggtctccgatcgtcagcagtgacgtcttcttcgggaggccggcggatcttcccgagtgccgcccgccctctgcagcgtcatccgaagctcagccgcgattggctgagcataactgtgctcagccaatcgcggctgagcagctgatgacgtggccgcgtcatcagtcgctcagccgcgattggctgagcacagttatgctcagccaatcgcggctgagcttcggatgacgctgcagagggtggccggcactcgggaagatccgctggcctcccgaagaagacgtcactgctgacgatcggagaccgtggacgacacgagatgcggtgagtataatgcaccacacttccgggtctagcgtgggtggggggaaacacggggaagggggccattcacagacataacatacattacaaagttgtataactttgtaatgtgtgttattctgtgaataattttttatcgccggacaacccctttaaagaggaccaatcacctaaaaatcactgtccctattatcaaaggaaatctctccctaagtctatctatgaagatacagactgcctgtgcagtctgtatcttatccctttacccaattctcttgattgctgaacgaaggccgggcgccgccatcttgatgacgtcactttgcgtttcaccgctggaacgcaagtgacgtattcaagatggcgtcacccggccttccagcaccgaacaagaggatcaggtaaagtataagctacagactgtaaaggcagtctatttatgaaaatacagactgcctttgcagtctgtatcttatactttacctgttcctcttgtttgctgcagcaaggccggcgccgccatcttgattacctcgcttgcgttccaccgctggagcgcaagcgacgtaatcaagatggcggcgcccggcatcggactgcaacggacaagaggatcaggtaaagtataagatacagactgcaaaggcagtctgtatcttcataaatagacaaaatgaagatacagactgctgtgtagactgtatcttatactatacctgttcctcttcttcggcccggccgccgccatcttgattacgttatttgcgttccaccactggaacgctaatgacgtaatcaagatggcggcggacggccttgctgccgctgtggatgacgggagcttcctgtctcgagccggctcttttgaaaagagctggCGCGAGACCGTGAATTggaaagtgaataaaacaaaaacgcggccaaaaaaataaattaaagtatttacaaatgttaattaaataaataattacattgaattaggaaataaaaaatttttacatttcttccgtgattggttctctttaagctacATTTTATGCGGTCCTATGTCAGGGAGCAAATGAACACCAATCAGCTAGATCGGCACTGGTGTGCTGGAGTCCTTTACATGGCTTGATGAAATGTGTGGCCTGCCCATGCAGCGATTGCTGAAtaatttgtgtggccatttaaatatattgggggagatttatcaaacatggtgtcaagtgaaactggctcagttgcccccggcaaccaatccgattccacctttcattttccaaagagtctgtgaggaatgaaaggtggaatctgattggttgctaggggcaactgagacagtttcacttgacaccatgtttgataaatctccccctatgttgttagCTGTACATCCTCTGTTTAGACAAGCAGATGGGTGGCCAAGAGCTATAATTTATATGGCCAAACATAAGATTCACTCAGCCAATGAATGAACAAAACACTGGCCGTTGTACAAATCCTGGCTATCAGGTaaatcagtgtgtgtgtattgtggaaATAGCTGGAATAGCACACAATTTCAGTATAGGTGCAACATGCAACAAATTTTACTCCTAACTTTTTTTGtacagttaggctaggttcacactgcgttttcagcatccgtttaacgcatccgttttttgaaaaaaacgcatgaaaaacggattgcaaaaaacggattcatttgtgtgcatccgtttttccattgacttccattataaaaaaaaaaaaaacggatccgttttttttggcggaccaaaatggaccaaaaaacgttgctgaccctatttttctggacgttaaaaaaaaaaacggatccgttaaacggatgctgaaaacgtagtgtgaacctagccttagttgtTTACAGCTGTAGATGGGGCTTTGCAGGAGTAGTAATGTGTATGGACAGTAAGTGGTTAGAGAATTGACAGTCTGTATTAATAAACAAAATAACCAAGCTTTGATGTTATCTCCCTCTGTTTTGTCTTCAAGAATGTATAAGAAATATGACTCCTCCAGAATAAGAGCAGAGGATGAAGCTTTTTCAAGCAAGAGGTGCCTAGAATGGTTTTATGAATATGCTGGTATGTTCTCTGCTCCCATTATTAAATACAGCCTTATACTTGAAGGTAAAATAATTATCTGCCCTGTCATATAAAACCCCTTGGGGCCCTCATCCATATAAGCCAACGTGAAAATTCAGATCCATAATGCTAAGGGTTATAGTGTTGCACAGTGGCCACCACATAGCCACCCATGCTGGTTGACTGGGTTTCTAGTTGttaaagcgctacaaaaacatggcgttttttccccctactgttgtctccagttcaggtgcagtttacaattaacctccatttacttcaatggaactatgtttcaaaaccccacccaaactggagacaacagtaggggtaaagtggccatgtttttgtagcactggataacccctttaatgactatgCAGTTTTGCTAGCCTGCCGTTTACCTGAAAAACTGTACATTCTGTACCTCAATGCCcagtttttctatgttttttttttttaattctatatttttattgaaagttttctCCCAATATAGACAAAAGGTTCCCGGAGGGCATaccccccaacccctccccccaccccccaagctTTCCTGTTCCACAGTCAATGTGAACGTACATAAAGTGCAACGTTCCAAAAACCATGACATCACTTTACAGCCTGAATATTTTCAAGTAATAGtctgaaaagaagaaaaagaaagtaaAGAGTCTAGCTAGGCCAAGACCTTCATGATGTCTACCAACATGTGGTAAGTAGAGGGCTAAAGAGGAGACCCAAACCATCCTTCTAGCTTGTATACAACATAGCTTAGCTTATGTGCGGGGGCCTGGGGATGCAAGTTCAGGGATAGCCATCCACCTTCCCCAAAGCTTCTCAAATTTCTTGTTAGCTTTTCGTTTCTCATATGCGTACCTCTCTATACCAATCAACCAGTTAACCTTTCCCACAAATTCcgatactgagggggggggggcctcatcaAGCCAGTGCTGGGCAATAAGTTTACGCGCCATGAACAAAATACGGGCTACTGCAGTTTGTTCCACTACATTTAATGCTAAATCATCTACATATCTTAATACATAAACCAGTGGAGATTGCTGCAATTCCACAGTGTAGGCTTTATGTATGGCTGACGCCGCCCCTCTCCAGTTGCGGAACAGCTTGGGACAACGCCAGAACATGTGTAGGAGGCCCCCTTCATGGACATGACATCTCGGACACATGGGCGTTTCCCGAACATTGATACGGTAAAGGAATTGCGGCGTGCGATACACccggtgtaacaggtagaggtgCGAGAGACCATGTTGTTCCCCTAGGGATAGTTTAGGTGTCATTTCTAATATCTCTTTCCATTGACATTGTTCTATGGGGCCAATGTCCGCCTCCCATTTTTCCCCCAACGTGAGTGGGAACCTGTCTAGGTGTTTGGAAATAATGTTGGTATAGACAGGATATAAGTCCCTTAGTGGATTCTGATTCCCCGACAATATTCATTGGGGGCAAATATTGTACACCTGATACCAGTATCTCCCCTTCCGCTTCACATGCATGACACAATTGTAGGTATTTGTAGAATTGAGTGTGGGGTAGAACGAATTGACTTTGTAGTTTGTCAAAACGCTTCACTTGTCTTCCATCATACAGCTGCATTACTTTCCTAATTCCCACGTCTTTCCAAGCGGAAAACCCCTCCAAGAAATACAATTCTCCAAACCACAGAGTGTACCACATGGATGTGTACGGCGTATATCCTGGGATGCCATATAGATCTCTAAGTTTCCACCATACCTTGTGGATGAGTAATAATGTTGGTATTTGTGGAGCGAGCAGTAGCATCCTTTTGGCTTCTAGAATTTCAAAAAGAGAATCTGACtgtaaatggtgcagtttttctATGGTTGCCTCCCAagtgctttaaagtgactctgtacccacaatctgaccccccaaaccacttgtactttcggatagctgctttctatccaagatctgtcctggggtccgtttgacaggtgatgcagttattgtcctaaaaaaaaacttttaaacttgcagcccgtgccaaacaggagcatctgtgccctaactttgcaccacccttccatccctcctccccacccccttcatcattaggaatgccactggaacattttttccatgctgaacactgcacaggtgcttaacgatccagcccatgttcagtattgacacagctgatgaataggacacagctgatgaataggaggcaatctgcctggagcattcctaatgatgaagagggtggggaggagggacggaggggtggtgcaaagttagggcacagatactcctgttgggcacggggctgcaagtttaaaagtttgtcttttaggaccataactgcatcacctgccgaacggaccccaggacagatctaggattaaaagcagctatccaaaggtacaagcggtttgggggggggggggggtcagattgtgggtacagagtcgccttaaccttttattatttttcctaTCAACCTAGCCATATGGGGGTGCTCATTTTTTTGTGAAACAACTTTTTATCTGtaccatttgggggggggggggtgtaaaggCGGATTAACAGCCAAGTGCACACTGCTAAATTTGATGTTAAATGATTGTGATGTTGGAATCTAATACAATGGCATACTTCTGTTCCCAGGGACTGATGACATAGTAGGTCCTGAAGGCATGGAGAAATTCTGTGAAGACATTGGTGTAGAACCTGAAAATGTAaggcatattttatgtaaaaaatataagGTATACAGATAAGAGCAGACAATCAGATTCCAGCCTTTATTCTCCGGGGTGTATACAAATGGAATACATATAAATAGATGTCAGAGAGAAGGTGTACCCTTTATTAGCTAGGACAGACTGCTTCTTATGGTTGTATTGGTGGTGGTCATACATATGGGTATCTGGCTGTCTTCTATGGTTCTGGAGATTTGTTTAGTGGGCAGATAAACATTGTAACCTTCTACTCTCCCACAGGTAGTTATGCTTGTCCTAGCCTGGAAATTGGACGCACAGAATATGGGTTACTTTACATTACAAGAATGGTTAAAAGGAATGACCTCCCTACAGTAAGTGCATGCTTATTTATGAGATGTCAGAACTCTTTTCACTATAACATTGCAGTAAGTGGTCCGATAATCTGTGTAATTTTATATAGCAAGTAAGATCTGCCAAACGTGTGTGCTTCCCATTGCCCTAATAATACACTCTCTTACATGCTGTCACAGGACTGACTGTGATTAAGAATTCTTTTTGTGCCATTTGATGTATTTGCTATAGCATGGGTCTGATGCGTAAAAACTGCAATACATTGTAATGTCCAAGTGGGGGGCATTAGCATCACGTGTGTATGTGTACCACAGGTATATGTCACAATACCATCAAAAAGGTGTAGTGGcttttcactttaaccccttaaggacccatgacaaaCCGGtacctaaggggacataaaaaaagtaaagtaagaaaaaaatggggatttttttttttttttttttaaagacaccatagcccctccccccaataaagtttaaatcaccccccttttctattttataaaacacataaaaataaacaacataatatactgtagcatgtgtaatcgtccgatcttttaaaatataacaatatttgcagaattatgttttttttcccccaaatttcACCTAATAAAtaatttgggggttccgtcatacatattgttagattgaaagacgccattacaaagtacacctgttcctgaaaaaagcaAGCCCTTACATCGccttgtagatggaaaaataagagttatagctcttagaaggcaaggagacaAAAATGCAAAACTGTAAATTGgcgtggtccttaaaggggtactccagcaggggggggctattttggtaTCTGGccaggaaggaggtggctgagagagaagacgtccactcacctctccggaTCAGTGGTGGGTCCCGTATCGCaggctccggttcccggccgctttctggtgtctTGACGCCGGCTCGAGacttgacgtctcaagtccgctcagccagtcagtgacagaggagggatctgagcggacttgaaacggatcccacctctgtcactgactggctgagcagacttgagacgtcacgtctcaagcccgttTCAGACACTAGGAAGCGGTcgggaaccagggaccggagcgccgcgatacgggacccaccgctggatctggggaggtgagtggacgtcttctctctcagccacctccttcctgtGGGCATTAAGTAATGATAAACCGATTTGTGACAATCTTATGCGAAAACTATTGATTACATGCTTAAGTAATGATTCTATATTCACAGTTATATTTAATGGGTGTCAGTACACAACATGTTTATGAGTAAACTCAATATAGGAACCTTATCAAGGAGGAAGGAATGCCAGCATGGGCTTCAGTGGGGTTGatagggaaaaaaagacaaattactATGGTTGGTGTTGGTCAGTTATTTGTAGAGAGATCAAAACGGAAAGTTGTTGAGGAAGTGAATTCATCCCATTTTTTTCTATAACACATTTGGAACCTGTTTACCTTGTTGTTCTGCTTGTAATTCCTCCATGCGAAAGATATCTAGGATTTATTTTAACCACTCGGACCCAAAATAACTTATTGGTATTATGACACGCTACATACTGCCAAAATGTGCTGCCGCACGGGGGAGCGGGTTGCTGAGGCTCTGAGTTCTGTGCACAGGTCCTATTTTAATTAATAGGGCTTGTGCAATGTAGTCACTGGGCCTTAGACAGTTGCCTCATCAACCTCATCCTCCATTGTGACCTGTGTCTCTGCATGTAGGGTTTGTTTGCCTTTGATAGTCATGCGTTATATAGGTTTTAGAGtggatttttattttatactagagcaggggtgtcaaacacacagccttccagctgttacaattGCCAAAGCtacagctgcccaggcatgatggaattgtagttttgtaacagctggagggccacagcttGACACACCTGTACGAGCTAGCAGTCATAATTTTGTGTAAAATTCATGTGATACACATAAGAACCACTTCTTAGGTGTGTGCTTGTTAATTTGGGGGCAGTTTTTTATAGCTTCAGTAGTGGTGGAGTAATGGTGGGCATCCCGATCACTTTTCTTACACCGTAACTGCTTGTATGAAACTGCCTCACATTTCAACAGTCAAAACTCAGATTGTGCATTCTCTTTCAGATGTGACGCCACTGAGAAACTTAGGAATACTTTGGATTACTTGAGATCTTTATTAAATGAGCCAGCTAATTTTAAACTTATTTATAGATATGCTTTTGATTTTGCACGGGTAAGTAACTTTTTTAAATTAGCCACGTCATATCGAAGATAGATGTGCAGACCTGCAATATGATGTAAAATTTCACAAGACCAGACAAAGCTGAGATTTTGAGATAAAAATTGGGAAactcaattttatttaaaaagttgAGATTTAAATACTATTCTATGACTGATGATCAGGTACCAGGTAAAAAATATCAGTACTGGATTAAATATGTTATCCATGGCCGCCTTCTACCAGAAACAGAACCTCATGTTGGGTTTTGCAGCTTGCTTctattgaattgtaataccacaaacaacctaaacacaggggtggtgctgtttttgcaaaaaagttgcTGTG
Above is a window of Dendropsophus ebraccatus isolate aDenEbr1 chromosome 7, aDenEbr1.pat, whole genome shotgun sequence DNA encoding:
- the DCUN1D4 gene encoding DCN1-like protein 4 isoform X2 → MHSDAVNFQLNSHLSTLANIHKIYHTLNRLNLTEDVGQDDHQTGSLRSCSTSDCFTKTMPPRKKRRPAAGDDLLAKKSRHDGMYKKYDSSRIRAEDEAFSSKRCLEWFYEYAGTDDIVGPEGMEKFCEDIGVEPENVVMLVLAWKLDAQNMGYFTLQEWLKGMTSLQCDATEKLRNTLDYLRSLLNEPANFKLIYRYAFDFAREKDQRSLDMNTAKCMLGLLLGKTWPLFPVFHQFLEQSKYKVINKDQWCNVLEFSRTINLDLSNYDEDGAWPVLLDEFVEWYKEKQMV
- the DCUN1D4 gene encoding DCN1-like protein 4 isoform X1 produces the protein MVVIEGRVYINLRPISAPLGVSERSACTLRNFQLNSHLSTLANIHKIYHTLNRLNLTEDVGQDDHQTGSLRSCSTSDCFTKTMPPRKKRRPAAGDDLLAKKSRHDGMYKKYDSSRIRAEDEAFSSKRCLEWFYEYAGTDDIVGPEGMEKFCEDIGVEPENVVMLVLAWKLDAQNMGYFTLQEWLKGMTSLQCDATEKLRNTLDYLRSLLNEPANFKLIYRYAFDFAREKDQRSLDMNTAKCMLGLLLGKTWPLFPVFHQFLEQSKYKVINKDQWCNVLEFSRTINLDLSNYDEDGAWPVLLDEFVEWYKEKQMV
- the DCUN1D4 gene encoding DCN1-like protein 4 isoform X3, with the translated sequence MNKTLAVVQILAIRMYKKYDSSRIRAEDEAFSSKRCLEWFYEYAGTDDIVGPEGMEKFCEDIGVEPENVVMLVLAWKLDAQNMGYFTLQEWLKGMTSLQCDATEKLRNTLDYLRSLLNEPANFKLIYRYAFDFAREKDQRSLDMNTAKCMLGLLLGKTWPLFPVFHQFLEQSKYKVINKDQWCNVLEFSRTINLDLSNYDEDGAWPVLLDEFVEWYKEKQMV